AACGAGGCCATGACGCTGCCCATGACCGCCGCCCGGCGCAGCGCCGGCTCGTCGATTTTTTTCTTTTCCGCAAGGCAGCCGAAGAGGCCGCCCGCGAACGTGTCGCCCGCGCCCGTCGGGTCCTGGACGTCCTCGACGGGAAACGCGGGAAGGGCGAAGAACGAGCCCGGCGAGAGAATGAGGACGCCGTACTCGCCGCGCTTGACGACGAGGTGCTTCGGGCCCATTTGAAGAATTTTTGAGCCTGCACGCAGGATGTTCGGCTCGTCCGCGATCTCGCGCACCTCGCTCTCGTTGATAACGAGCATATCCACGCGCTTGAGGATGCGCTCCAGGGCCGGGCGCTTGTGTTCGATCCAGAAGTTCATGGTGTCGCATGCGACGACGGCGGAGTGCTTGATCTGGTCGAGGACGCTTGCCTGAACCTCCGGGTCGATGTTCGCCAGGAACACGATGTCGGCGCCGTCCCGGTAGGCCGCGGGGAGCAGGGGCTTGAAGTCGGCGAAGACGTTGAGCTCCGTCGCGTGCGTCGTCCGCTCGTTCATGTCGTAGTGGTATTCGCCCGCCCAGTGAAACGTCTTGCCCGTGCGGCGCTCAAGGCCCAGCAGGTCGATGCGCCTTCCTTCGAAGACGGCCTCCTCGCGCTTGGTGAAATCGTCGCCCACGACGGAGACGAGCTTCACGGGCGCAAAGTAGGACGCCGCCAGGGAGAAATACGTCACCGAGCCGCCAACGAGGCGCTCGCGCTCGCCGAAGGGTGTTTTGATGCTGTCAAAGGCAACCGAGCCGACCGTGAGAATCTCCATAGACCGCACATCCTAGGGCAAGGCGCGCGAGATTGCAAATCCCCGTGGCCTCCAAAACAAGGAAACGCTCCCGCCAGGGAGAAGAAAATGCGGAAGGGGAGGGCGCTATCGGCTACCGCTCTGGCGCCGAGAATCGCTTGACGACTCCCTCGCGGTCGCCCTTCGCTCCGAGTAGGTGCTGCCGTAGCTCTCCCTCTCGCCCTCGGAAATGGAGGTTCCAATGGCTGTGAGAGGGTTGCCCGACCCGAGGCGCTCTTCGAGGTACTCGGCCCGCTCCTCCGACTGCCGCCGCGCTTCCTCATCCGCCTTGTAACGCTCGATGTCTACAGGGGGTGGAGTTCCGGCGGGCCCGCGGGAGGGGCGTCGGGCTTTCCCCGCCGCCGAGCGGGGGGAGAAATTAATCTCGACGAGCTCGGTGGTTTTGTATTTCTCGAGAGCCTTGTTATCCACGACGGTGCTCTCGACCCCCTGCTTGCGGAGCTCGGCGCGCCGGGCCTGTTCCTTTGCGGCCGCTTCGGCAAGTGAATCCGCCCCTTGCGCGCTTCCCGCTGCACCGCAGATTATGACGATGGCGCACAGAACGCGTTTCATCTTATTTCAATATAAGACCTTCGGCGCCGAATTGCAAGCAATTCCGCCACCGATTTTTCGGGCGCGGGTTGCACCTGCGGGCGGGCCATGATAGGGTAAACAACGCATCGGCAAAGAGAGGACTTGCAGAACCGTATGGCATTTGTGAACGAACTGGAAAAGCAAATTGCCCTCAAGATCGCCTATTTCGGCCTCGAGCTTTCGGGCAAGCGCTCGAACCTGCGCTTTCTTCATGAAGCCCTTCCCGCGGAGGAGCGGGGGCGCTTTCTGCGCCTGGAGCGCAAGGGCGACAGCGTCCTGTTTTTCGAGTGCCACCCTTCGGGCTACGACAACATAGGCCCTTACGCCCCGCGCATTCATCTCTACGCGGCGCTCGGGGAGCCCAAGAACGCGGCCACGTCCCTGACGCTTTTAAGGGGAGCGGACGGCGTCGTCTTCGTGGCCGACGCGAACGAGGAAAAACTGGACGAGAATCGCAAACAGCTCGAGCTTTTAAAGAGCCTGCTCGCGCGGCTCGAAATCAAGGAAAACGATTTTCCGCTCGTGATGCAGTTCAACAAGGTGGATCTGCCGGGGGCGCTCGCGGAGGAGGACCTCGACGAAGAGCTCAACGAATTCAACGCCCCCTTCTATTCGGCGAACGCCGCGACCGGCGTGCGCGTCGAGGAGACGTTCAGCGCGGCTGCTCGCCTGGCGCACCGCCGCGTTTCGGAAAACCTCAAGGCGCGCCGCTTCAAGGGCTGGTTCAAGTTCACCTCGCTCGACGCCCTTCTCAAGAAGAATTTCGACACCATGGAGGACTATACCGAGGCGCTCAAGCGTTCGGCGTTCGAGGAGGAGGCGCTCGGCAAGGCGGGCGTGGACGAATCGGAGGGCATCGCCGAGTTTCAGTCCCTCGACGAAAAGAGCGACCTGGCTGCTCTCGACGCGCTCCTTGAGGAGACTGACGTCCCGGAGGAGGCGGAAGCGGCGGCCGACGCCGATTCGGAGAGCGCCCTGGAGGCGCTGTTTTCGGAAGACGGCGAGTCGGCGGCCGAAGGGGAAGCTCTCGCGGCGCAAAGCGAGTCCACCCTCGTCGGCAAATTCTCTCTCGGCGGAGCCGCCGGCAACAAGACGATTCTCGCGGCGCCCTCTCCGGCGAAGGATTCTCCCAAGTTCGACCGCACCGTCCGCATGGACCGCTCCAAGCTTAACGTCGACAAGGCCGCCGCGAAGTCCCTCGGGCTGGACGAGGAAGAGCAGGAAGAAGCGGAGGAAGAAGCGGAGGAAAGGACGATCTCGGTGGAGCTTAAGTCCGACGGGGAAGATCCCCAAACCATCACCATCCCCATAGAGCTTTCGGGCGCCCCGAAAAAGACGACGCTGAACCTGCGGCTCGAGATTCGCTTCAAGTCCTAAGAAAGCGGCGCGCTCGCGGCGCCCGGTCTCAGTCGACTGCGCCGCGTCAGGAAGGCCCCGGCCGTTTTTCTTCCTCCACGGCGATGGTCAGCCCCGACGCGCCGGCCTCCTTGATGGCGTCCATGGCGCGCACGACGGCGCCGTGGCTCGTGCGCTTGTCGGCCTTTAGAACGACGTTGTGCGTCGCGGACGTTTCCAGCGCGGTCTCGAGCGCCGCAGTCAGCGCGTCGCTCTCGTAACGCTCGCCGCGGAAATAGATAACGCCCTCGGGCGTCACCTCCACCGTAATCGTCTCCTCGCGCGCGCCCGCGTCGCCCTTGGCTTTCGGGAGCTCCAGGTCGAGGCCGCGCTCGCGCAAAAACGTCGTGGTCACCACCAGAAAAATGATGAGAAGAAACGCGACGTCGATGAGCGCCGTGATGTCCACGCGCGGCTCGTGCCGGGCGGGCCTGGCGAAGAGCACGGGATCAATCCTCCCGGAGGTCGGCGGGCCCGGCCGCGCCGCGCTCCGAAATGGCGCGCACGAGGCGGAGCGTCCGCTTCTCGATTTCCGTGATCAGGGCCTCGGCGTGGTTTTGGAAATAGTTGTGGAAAATTAGCGCCGGTATGGCTATCGAGAGGCCCGACACCGTCGTGATGAGCGCTTTGGAGATGCCCGCGCCGAGGGCCGAGGCCGTGCCCGTGCCCATGTGGGCGATCACGTCGAATATTTCCCTCATGCCCAGCACCGTGCCGAGAAGCCCCAGAAGCGGGCTGACGCTCGCGAGCGTCGAGAGGGTCGGCAGGTAGCGCGTGAGCACGGGCAGCTCGTGCCGGCTCGCTTCGAGCACGATTTCCTTGAGCTCCTCGCGGGGGAGGGTGGGGTTTTCAAGCACGGCGCCCACGATGTTCGTGTAGGGCGAGGGACTGCGCTCGCAAAGGCTCTTGGCCTTCTCGTAGACGCCGCTTTCGACGAGGCCGTCCACCGTGTCGGCCACCGAGGGCCTGAGCGCCTTCGAGGCGCGCAGGTTCACAAAGCGCTCGATCACGATGGCGAGCGCCGCGATGGAGCACGCAAGAAGCGGGTACATCACGAGGCCGCCTTTTTGGAAAAGCTCAAACATGGCGTTTAAAGTATAGAGTATAGAGTATGGAGTATCGAGTATCAAAGCGCGTGACGCTAAACGTTTAACGCCGAACGCCTTGGGCGGTTCGAGTGATTTGTGAACGCAATACTCCATACGGCACTCAATAATACACGTGATAGTAGAAGTGCCAGCGCACGCCCACCTGGTCGTAAGGGTAGCCGTCGGGGAGCGGCTCCAGCGGATAGGAAGCCAGGATGGCGTAGAGCGACTCGCGGTCGTAGGAGGGGATGCCCGATTCGCGTATGACGCGCAGGTTCTCGACGGTTCCGTCCTCCAGGATGTCGAATTCGATGACCGCCTCCCATGTTTTTCCGAGGTAAGCCATGGTGGGCGAGGGATGCCAGTTCGAGCGCACCTTCCAGTAGAGGCGCCGCGCGTAGGGGCCGAAGTCGAAGTCCACGGTGTCGAACGTAGGGTGTCCGAGCGCCGAGACGCTGCCGTCGGGGTTGCGGTAGCCCTCGGCCACGAGATTCTCGAGGAACGTATCGATGCGCTCGCGGAGTGCGGGCTGGCGGCTCGCCGTGCGGCGCTCGCCGTCTTCCGGCTCCATCGGTGAGGGCTCCTCCTTCGGCGGCTCGGGCGGAGCCGGAGGCACCGTGCGCCGCGGAAAAAGCGGGCGCGAGGGAAGCGTGTACTCGTAGGGGCTGAGGCCCGTCACGCGCGGCTGCTCCTCTTGCCTGCGCTCGGGCCGCGGCTCGGGGCTTCTGGCGCGGAGCTCGCGGTCCGAGAAGAAGCGGCTTTCCGACGGCTCCGGCTTTTGCTCCTCTTCCGCGGGAACGTCCACGAAGCGGAACTCCATCGGCTCGCGCTGCTCGGCCAGTTTTTCCGGAGCCTTCGCAAAAATGCCGGCCAACTGTCCCTCCGTCCACCAGTCGAGGACGAACAAGAGCGCGTGCAGAAGCACGGCGACCAGGAGAGCGTCGCGGAGCGTGAATTGGCGGTTCATAACAAGATATATCTCAACTTAGTGGAGCCGGCTCGCATACCTGTGAAACTCCCTGCGGCACTGTCGTATTCCTTCCGGCTTTA
The DNA window shown above is from Acidobacteriota bacterium and carries:
- a CDS encoding sugar kinase, with the translated sequence MEILTVGSVAFDSIKTPFGERERLVGGSVTYFSLAASYFAPVKLVSVVGDDFTKREEAVFEGRRIDLLGLERRTGKTFHWAGEYHYDMNERTTHATELNVFADFKPLLPAAYRDGADIVFLANIDPEVQASVLDQIKHSAVVACDTMNFWIEHKRPALERILKRVDMLVINESEVREIADEPNILRAGSKILQMGPKHLVVKRGEYGVLILSPGSFFALPAFPVEDVQDPTGAGDTFAGGLFGCLAEKKKIDEPALRRAAVMGSVMASFCVEAFGPDALLRLSRDDIAERFRAFKRLTHFERE
- a CDS encoding biopolymer transporter ExbD; this encodes MLFARPARHEPRVDITALIDVAFLLIIFLVVTTTFLRERGLDLELPKAKGDAGAREETITVEVTPEGVIYFRGERYESDALTAALETALETSATHNVVLKADKRTSHGAVVRAMDAIKEAGASGLTIAVEEEKRPGPS
- a CDS encoding MotA/TolQ/ExbB proton channel family protein, which produces MFELFQKGGLVMYPLLACSIAALAIVIERFVNLRASKALRPSVADTVDGLVESGVYEKAKSLCERSPSPYTNIVGAVLENPTLPREELKEIVLEASRHELPVLTRYLPTLSTLASVSPLLGLLGTVLGMREIFDVIAHMGTGTASALGAGISKALITTVSGLSIAIPALIFHNYFQNHAEALITEIEKRTLRLVRAISERGAAGPADLRED
- a CDS encoding TonB C-terminal domain-containing protein yields the protein MNRQFTLRDALLVAVLLHALLFVLDWWTEGQLAGIFAKAPEKLAEQREPMEFRFVDVPAEEEQKPEPSESRFFSDRELRARSPEPRPERRQEEQPRVTGLSPYEYTLPSRPLFPRRTVPPAPPEPPKEEPSPMEPEDGERRTASRQPALRERIDTFLENLVAEGYRNPDGSVSALGHPTFDTVDFDFGPYARRLYWKVRSNWHPSPTMAYLGKTWEAVIEFDILEDGTVENLRVIRESGIPSYDRESLYAILASYPLEPLPDGYPYDQVGVRWHFYYHVYY